A window from Purpureocillium takamizusanense chromosome 3, complete sequence encodes these proteins:
- a CDS encoding uncharacterized protein (SECRETED:SignalP(1-18~SECRETED:cutsite=ATA-TC~SECRETED:prob=0.3084)~EggNog:ENOG503NY0M), with protein sequence MARFVTVVVAMAAGLATATCAHKVPSVDVPACPRQGSITYSKTVPDQKPFPRTQVDLCYSAEHIQIGFTAYDEVNFYFNSSQGTNGDIWQYEVMEAFIYKGSDDPQTYLEFEVNPNNVTYQAFVYNPSKVRDEGAPFDHFFVSDPATDGFSATTKLDKPRKYWRSDVKIPLGLFNVDKGKARGTRWRMNFFRTVTSPKTYPDQELGAWSSPNKASFHITPYFGNVHFV encoded by the coding sequence ATGGCTCGcttcgtcaccgtcgtcgtcgccatggctgcgggCCTCGCGACGGCCACCTGTGCGCACAAGGTGCCGAgcgtcgacgtgcccgcATGCCCCCGCCAAGGGTCCATCACGTACTCCAAGACGGTCCCGGACCAGAAGCCCTTCCCGCGGACGCAGGTGGACCTGTGCTACTCGGCTGAGCACATCCAGATCGGCTTCACGGCGTACGACGAGGTCAACTTCTACTTCAACAGCTCGCAGGGCACCAACGGCGACATTTGGCAGTATGAGGTGATGGAGGCGTTCATCTACAAGGGCAGCGACGACCCGCAGACGTACCTCGAGTTCGAGGTCAACCCCAACAACGTCACGTACCAGGCTTTTGTGTACAACCCATCCAAGGTACGCGATGAGGGCGCCCCCTTCGACCACTTCTTCGTCAGCGACCCGGCCACGGACGGCTTCAGCGCGACGACCAAGCTCGACAAGCCGCGCAAGTACTGGCGTAGCGACGTCAAGATTCCGCTCGGCCTCTTCAACgtcgacaagggcaaggcgcgCGGCACCAGGTGGAGGATGAACTTCTTCCGCACTGTCACGAGCCCTAAGACATATCCCGAccaggagctcggcgccTGGAGCTCGCCTAACAAGGCCAGCTTCCACATCACGCCGTACTTTGGAAACGTTCACTTCGTCTAG
- a CDS encoding uncharacterized protein (EggNog:ENOG503PXA4~TransMembrane:5 (i20-40o72-91i165-181o201-224i236-257o)) produces the protein MAAPAKASTSRASPGATTSLLYINAFDQSIFIGLFFWVSGRVSAQSFRWLDVTWTMCWAFVRGKLLSLGLPWAIYTLVVLTVVPMAAHPIWKLVSVSRQLAEVLHGRERRQRGQRGPLANLLLLDVAAALTVTNEARESISTGNPTTDGSAPRALPFWYGMARRWGWVGVAGVSFLVRLRYPVGETIKPVALQPSYAAQYIFAYAMGFVSLGLGPIFTVPFVAVKPERDDTRPSTTGGRLISSSLISPTTILLVWLLPRLWTGGSSSAVQMCRMASGPAPWVVGISMHFCTRYGTMPPSGSSARPHGLL, from the coding sequence ATGGCGGCTCCAGCCAAAGCCAGTACGAGTCGGGCGTCGCCCGGGGCCACCACATCGCTGCTGTACATCAACGCCTTCGACCAGTCAATCTTCATCGGGCTCTTCTTCTGGGTCTCCGGGCGCGTGTCAGCGCAGTCGTTCCGCTGGCTCGACGTGACGTGGACCATGTGCTGGGCCTTTGTCAGGGGCAAGCTGCTCAGTCTGGGGCTGCCTTGGGCCATCTACACCTTGGTGGTGCTCACTGTcgtgccgatggcggcgcatCCGATCTGGAAGCTggtgtcagtcagtcggcAGCTCGCGGAAGTACTACACGGCCGTGAACGCCGTCAAAGGGGCCAGCGTGGTCCACTTGCCaacttgctgctgcttgacgtcgctgctgcgctgACGGTGACGAATGAGGCTCGCGAGAGCATATCTACCGGGAATCCCACGACGGATGGGTCCGCCCCTAGAGCTTTGCCTTTTTGGTATGGCATGGCTCGTCGATGGGGCtgggtcggcgtcgccggcgtgtCGTTCCTTGTTCGCCTGCGCTACCCAGTGGGCGAGACGATCAAGCccgtcgcgctgcagcccagcTATGCGGCGCAATACATCTTTGCATACGCCATGGGATTCGTATCGCTGGGGCTGGGACCGATCTTTACTGTACCCTTTGTTGCGGTGAAGCCTGAGCGCGATGATACCAGGCCATCAACGACTGGGGGAAGACTCATCTCGTCATCGCTCATCTCCCCCACTACTATTCTGCTggtgtggctgctgccgcgacTATGGACCGGTGGCAGCAGCTCTGCAGTGCAAATGTGCAGGATGGCGAGCGGGCCGGCCCCCTGGGTGGTTGGAATCTCTATGCACTTCTGCACGCGATATGGAACGATGCCTccgtcgggctcgtcggcccgGCCTCATGGCCTACTTTGa
- a CDS encoding uncharacterized protein (SECRETED:SignalP(1-17~SECRETED:cutsite=VAA-KD~SECRETED:prob=0.8489)~CAZy:GH136~COG:Q~EggNog:ENOG502I945), translated as MVALEFILALLCLSVAAKDHYFDGSAASNGDGSSSSPFNTLAGVRNLHLSPGDNILLRRGTKFTQALEIRVGGSATSPITIQPYGDNGSAPPVVAAQPEQLSSILIDSVSHIVVQDIEVTNRGDNKTARRGVYVYAKDAGEVRGITLRRLYIHNVEGYMPSTTTGGLPVGKYANASGGIVIEAAGNSTPTYFTDVLIEDNVIEAVGRQGIYTWTNWCRREALAQFWYSLCSQNWYPSTGLRIRGNRLYNISGDGIVVKGHVGALTEGNRVTTFNNGSGGNNAGIWAANSDGSVFRHNVVSGGKTTKDGMSYDVDHSTSGTIFEYNVSHDNEGGFFLLCPYDKPTRNFTIRYNLSVNDRARVFQICSGNLVGGKIYKNTVATGEGLSPQLVTAPKGLSLDVLFADNIIRKSGAGRVGWTLDSPQFNVTRNAFYGAIDTYPDAVDSVTAAPGLAAPGLRDPKAYRLLAGSPSLGSASEVSSDAQTDFFGNPTAAHKNLGFYSGEGTNVPQWISAFDDGSLSGWSTTGSVSVVADPAGDLGMSAQVAAGGKLARDVTSAPGLRLDARVRVSQAESGASVSLGTHSVSLGDIAPADVGVWLVLELTVTTEGASAVLDGQPVAVSTKAEGSGVAVVAGQTAIFVDDVFVAKL; from the exons ATGGTCGCCCTTGAATTCATTCTTGCCTTGTTGTGTCTCAGCGTCGCGGCCAAGGACCATTACTTTGACGGTTCGGCTGCGAGTAACGGTGATGGtagctcgtcatcgccattCAACACCCTTGCGGGGGTCCGCAACTTGCACCTCAGCCCCGGAGACAACATCTTGCTCCGGCGCGGAACCAAATTCACTCAGGCTCTGGAGATCCGGGTTGGCGGCTCCGCGACATCCCCGATTACCATCCAGCCGTACGGCGACAATGGCTCAGCACCACCCGTGGTCGCGGCGCAACCAGAGCAGCTAAGCAGTATCCTGATCGACAGTGTATCGCACATCGTTGTCCAGGATATTGAGGTGACCAACCGGGGCGACAATAagaccgcccgccgcggagTGTACGTCTATGCTaaggacgccggcgaggtcagGGGCATCACCCTGCGCCGGCTTTACATCCATAACGTAGAAGGCTATATGCCATCCACAACAACGGGAGGGCTTCCCGTAGGTAAGTATGCCAATGCCTCCGGAggcatcgtcatcgaggcggcgggaaaCTCCACACCTACGTACTTCACCGACGTGCTCATCGAAGACAACGTCATTGAGGCGGTAGGTCGCCAGGGTATCTACACATGGACCAACTGGTGCCGCAGAGAAGCGCTGGCGCAGTTTTGGTACTCGCTGTGCTCACAAAACTGGTATCCCTCGACCGGGTTGCGCATAAGAGGTAATCGCCTGTATAATATCAGCGGGGACGGCATCGTGGTAAAGGGGCACGTTGGCGCCCTGACTGAGGGCAATCGCGTGACGACGTTTAACAATGGATCCGGGGGTAACAACGCCGGTATCTGGGCCGCAAACAGTGACGGCAGCGTGTTTCGCCACAATGTCGTATCGGGGGGCAAAACGACCAAGGACG GCATGTCCTACGATGTCGATCACTCGACGTCGGGCACCATCTTTGAATACAACGTCTCTCACGATAAcgagggcggcttcttcctgCTTTGCCCATACGACAAGCCCACGCGCAACTTCACTATCCGATACAATTTGTCGGTCAACGATCGGGCACGCGTCTTTCAGATCTGCTCAGGAAACCTGGTAGGAGGGAAGATCTACAAGAACACAGTCGCCACTGGCGAAGGGCTGTCTCCGCAGCTCGTCACAGCGCCCAAGGGCCTAAGCCTGGATGTGCTCTTCGCGGACAATATTATTCGCAAGTCTGGCGCCGGCCGGGTCGGCTGGACCCTCGACAGCCCACAGTTCAACGTTACCAGAAACGCGTTTTACGGCGCCATCGACACGTATCCCGACGCGGTCGACTCTGTCACGGCGGCACCGGGCCTCGCAGCGCCGGGACTACGGGATCCGAAAGCGTAccggctgctggctggctcgccATCGCTGGGGTCGGCGAGTGAGGTATCTAGCGATGCGCAGACAGATTTCTTCGGCAACCCGACGGCCGCGCACAAGAATCTTGGCTTCTATAGCGGCGAAGGAACAAATGTGCCGCAGTGGATCAGCGcgttcgacgacggcagcctcTCGGGATGGAGCACAACGGGTTCTGtctccgtcgtcgctgacccggcgggcgacctcggcATGTCGGCTCAGGtagcggccggcggcaagctggCTCGTGACGTGACTTCTGCACCCGGCCTGCGCCTGGATGCGCGAGTACGTGTCTCGCAGGCGGAGAGCGGCGCGTCAGTGTCTCTGGGGACGCACTCCGTGAGCTTGGGGGACATTGCACCCGCAGACGTTGGGGTTTGGCTGGTCTTGGAGCTGACGGTGACGACCGAGGGGGCGAGTGCGGTGCTAGACGGTCAGCCTGTAGCGGTTTCGACAAAGGCAGAGGGATCGGGCGTTGCGGTTGTAGCAGGGCAGACGGCGATCTTTGTGGACGACGTGTTTGTCGCGAAGCTGTGA
- a CDS encoding Xylan 1,4-beta-xylosidase (COG:G~EggNog:ENOG503P0GH~CAZy:GH43) has translation MPLVRNPILPGFNADPSIVRVGQDYYIATSTFEWFPGVQIHHSRDLANWDLACRPLTRKAQLDMRGNPDSCGIWAPCLSHDGERFWLVYTDVKRKDGSFKDCYNYIVTAPTIDGPWSDPVLVNGSGFDPSLFHDEDGRKWFVNMLWDHRQRPHYFAGIALQEYDPGRGKLVGPRKNIYRGTDLGLVEGPHLYKRGEWYYLLTAEGGTAYDHACTLARSKDIWGPYETHPQKHIVTSKNAPFAALQRSGHGDIVETPEGRTYLVHLGGRPTGQERRCVLGRETNIQEAAWADDGWLYVKNGPVPSLHVDVPGARDDAPYWARQRYTFTVDGELHKDFQWLRTPEPERILAVRGGQLVLKGREAIGSWFEQALVARRQTHFSYDAETVVDFAPRDERAFAGLTAYYSRFNFFYLTVTADEHGARELAIMSSEESWPDGDLASFAGRVVALPGAGKVKLALSVRGRELQFYYAVPGQDEEGKLHKIGPVLDASIVSDECGGHQAHGSFTGAFVGVACSDLNGEATEARFDYFTYRPVQHVTDRYEV, from the coding sequence ATGCCGCTAGTTCGCAACCCCATCCTGCCCGGCTTCAACGCCGATCCGTCCATTgtgcgcgtcggccaggACTACTACATCGCCACGTCCACGTTTGAATGGTTTCCTGGCGTGCAGATCCATCACTCGCGCGATCTCGCAAACTGGGACCTCGCATGCCGTCCGCTTACGCGCAAGGCGCAGCTTGACATGCGCGGCAACCCGGACAGTTGCGGCATCTGGGCGCCGTGCCTgagccacgacggcgagcgcttCTGGCTCGTATACACGGACGTCAAGCGCAAGGACGGCTCCTTCAAGGACTGCTACAACTACATCGTCACGGCGCCGACCATCGATGGCCCGTGGTCGGACCCGGTCCTCGTCAATGGCTCTGGCTTTGACCCTTCATTGTtccatgacgaggacggccgcAAGTGGTTCGTTAATATGCTCTGGGACCACCGACAGCGCCCGCACTACTTTGCTGGCATCGCGCTTCAGGAATACGATCCGGGACGGGGCAAGCTCGTTGGCCCCCGCAAGAACATTTATCGCGGCACCGACCTCGGTCTTGTCGAAGGTCCGCACCTTTATAAGCGCGGCGAGTGGTACTACCTGCtcacggccgagggcggcacgGCGTATGACCACGCGTGCACTTTGGCTCGGTCCAAGGACATTTGGGGCCCGTACGAAACGCACCCACAGAAACACATCGTCACATCCAAGAACGCGCCCTTTGCGGCACTGCAGCGGTCCGGGCATGGAGACATTGTCGAGACACCCGAGGGACGGACATATCTGGTGCATCTTGGCGGCCGTCCCACCGGCCAGGAGAGGCGCTGCGTTCTCGGGCGCGAGACCAACATCCAGGAGGCCGCCTGGGCGGACGACGGGTGGCTGTACGTCAAGAACGGACCCGTGCCGTCGCTGCACGTCGACGTCCCCGGCGCTCGTGACGACGCCCCTTACTGGGCCCGGCAGCGATACACGTTCACGGTTGACGGTGAGCTGCACAAGGACTTTCAGTGGCTGCGCACGCCAGAGCCTGAGCGCATTCTCGCCGTGCGAGGCGGACAGCTGGTGCTCAAGGGGCGCGAGGCGATCGGCTCGTGGTtcgagcaggccctcgtGGCGCGACGGCAGACGCACTTTTCCTACGACGCCGAgaccgtcgtcgactttgcgccgcgcgacgagcgcgcgTTTGCTGGGCTGACGGCGTACTACTCGCGCTTCAACTTCTTCTACCTGACCgtgacggccgacgagcacggcgcgcGGGAGCTCGCCATCATGAGCTCCGAAGAGTCATGGCCGGACGGCGACCTGGCAAGCTTTGCCGGCCGCGTTGTCGCGCtgccgggcgcgggcaaggTGAAGCTCGCGCTCTCggtccgcggccgcgagctgcaGTTTTACTACGCCGTTCCGGGTCAGGATGAGGAGGGCAAGCTGCACAAGATTGGCCCCGTGCTGGATGCGTCGATTGTGTCGGACGAGTGTGGCGGGCACCAAGCGCATGGGAGCTTCACGGGTGCCTTTGTGGGAGTCGCGTGCTCAGACTTGAATGGggaggcgacggaggcgcggTTTGACTACTTTACATATCGACCTGTGCAACATGTCACGGACCGGTACGAGGTGTAG
- a CDS encoding Cholinesterase (EggNog:ENOG503P02N~COG:G~MEROPS:MER0033198~SECRETED:SignalP(1-16~SECRETED:cutsite=VAA-VD~SECRETED:prob=0.6352)) → MRLATVASTLLAIVAAVDTTVDLGYSRYKGISQANGVSQWLGIRFAAPPVGDLRFAPPKDPERTSQLQPANKYGKACLATDANPNDEGTAEDCLFLDVQAPTNVSADAKLPVFIYIQGGGFNVNSNTKINASGLIAASDFGIVVVSFNYRVGPYGFLSNSGDDANAVMPNNGLRDQLKVMLWVQDHIAKFGGDPDHVVVGGSSAGAESVALHLTANYSTDSKLFHGAIAESPSFATMLTVDEAGYQYRHLAARLGCVVPDSLACLRNKTAVELQAHNFNIPLPNAASAPEYMYLPTIDGELVPDYTYRLLEQRRFLRVPTIFGDDSNGGTKFAPRNTSTLAQSNSYMLDQYPFMTIEQLIEANKLYPNPNTTCPHKGCYWRQLSNVYGEARYMCPARAFTSALSQSGVSRSFAYRWNVEDPAQMAEGLGVPHTVELSALWGPEYAPKPPRSYEKGGVNERASPVMQCYWVNFIKHYDPNAGKGCTSEDTARWEPWSPRRQSRIVFQTAGKTQMEPFGQALNARCDFWAKYGTAQRL, encoded by the exons ATGAGACTTGCAACAGTTGCAtcgacgctgctggccatcGTCGCAGCGGTCGACACAACCGTGGACTTGGGGTACAGCAGATACAAAGGCATCTCCCAAGCAAATGGTGTCAGTCAATGGTTGGGCATCCGCTTCGCCGCACCACCAGTTGGCGACCTTCGGTTTGCGCCGCCCAAGGATCCCGAGCGCACAAGCCAGCTACAGCCCGCCAACAAG TATGGCAAGGCATGTCTGGCCACCGACGCAAATCCCAACGACGAAGGCACCGCTGAAGACTGTCTGTTCCTCGATGTCCAGGCGCCGACCAACGTATCGGCTGACGCCAAGCTCCCTGTCTTCATCTACATCCAGGGCGGCGGTTTCAATGTCAACTCCAACACCAAAATCAATGCCTCGGGGCTAATTGCCGCGAGCGACTTTGGCATCGTAGTCGTCAGTTTCAACTACCGCGTTGGGCCGTACGGCTTCCTcagcaacagcggcgacgacgccaacgccgtcatGCCCAACAATGGCCTGCGCGACCAGCTCAAGGTCATGCTATGGGTGCAGGACCACATCGCCAAGTTTGGTGGCGACCCCGATCATGTCGTCGTAGGAGGCTCCAGTGCCGGTGCCGAGAGTGTCGCCCTCCACCTGACCGCCAACTACAGCACCGACTCTAAACTCTTCCATGGGGCCATCGCCGAGTCTCCCTCCTTCGCCACGATGCTCaccgtggacgaggcggggTATCAGTATCGCCATCTAGCTGCCCGCTTGGGCTGTGTCGTCCCAGATAGCCTGGCCTGTCTGCGCAACaagacggccgtcgagcttcAGGCACACAACTTCAACATTCCGCTGCCAAATGCTGCATCAGCGCCAGAGTACATGTACCTGCCGACTATTGATGGCGAGCTCGTGCCCGACTACACGTACCGCCTTCTCGAGCAGAGACGCTTCCTACGCGTCCCTACCATCTTTGGAGACGACTCCAATGGCGGGACCAAATTTGCGCCGCGCAACACCTCGACTCTCGCGCAGAGCAACTCTTACATGCTGGATCAGTACCCGTTCATGACCATCGAGCAGCTGATCGAGGCGAACAAACTGTATCCGAACCCAAACACGACGTGTCCACACAAGGGATGCTACTGGCGGCAGCTCAGCAACGTGTACGGCGAGGCGCGCTACATGTGTCCTGCAAGGGCATTCACATCGGCTCTTTCGCAGTCCGGCGTGAGTCGCTCGTTTGCCTACCGGTGGAATGTCGAGGACCCGGCGCAAATGGCCGAGGGGCTTGGCGTGCCTCACACGGTCGAGCTGAGCGCGCTCTGGGGACCTGAGTACGCGCCCAAGCCTCCCAGGAGTTATGAGAAGGGTGGCGTGAACGAGCGTGCCTCACCGGTCATGCAATGTTACTGGGTCAATTTCATCAAGCACTACGATCCTAATGCTGGGAAGGGTTGCACGAGCGAGGACACAGCGCGATGGGAGCCATGGTCGCCGCGCAGGCAGAGCAGGATCGTGTTTCAGACGGCAGGCAAGACACAGATGGAGCCATTTGGGCAGGCGCTGAACGCTCGATGTGACTTTTGGGCCAAGTACGGTACTGCGCAGCGGTTGTGA
- a CDS encoding uncharacterized protein (EggNog:ENOG503NVNF~COG:E~TransMembrane:13 (o26-49i61-80o92-111i118-142o154-175i182-205o225-249i261-283o310-331i360-381o387-408i428-448o460-481i)), producing MKQEYEQEDDAQLAAMGHQPELKRNFSTLSMLGLAFAVLNSWTALSASLSISLTSGGSTSVVWGLVTAGVCNLCIAASLAEFLSAYPTAGGQYHWVAVISWPKWVAILSWVTGWINVAGWVALVATNALLSSQLIVGVISALHPSYEPQRWHQFLIYIGLTLLSFVINACMNSLLPLIYRGAFIWSIGGFVVVSITVLACAAPDYNSAYFVFCDFINQTGWPDGVAWLLGLLQGGLGVTAFDAVAHMIEEIPGASSEGPKIMIVCVGIGTFTGAIFLIVLLFVSGNISDVITSAAGPLLQILIHATKSNAGAICLLMLPLVCLVFATLSVMTTSSRMIFAFARDGGLPASRFFAKVHPRLGLPLNALILTSGVVIIFGLIFLGSTSAFNAIIAGSVVALDLSYAMPIAVNCLQGRNTLPERKWRLPNWLGWTADIISLAYISLTTVLFLFPPGLPVTGTNMNYCVVAFAIIVIISVIQWIVDGRKNFTGPRVNLVPAEGVHED from the exons ATGAAACAGGAATACGAGCaggaggacgacgcgcagctcgcggccATGGGCCACCAGCCCGAGCTGAAGCGCAACTTTTCCACGCT GTCTATGCTGGGGCTGGCATTTGCGGTACTAAAT TCTTGGACTGCGCTCTCTGCAAGTCTTTCAATAAGTCTCACAtccggcggcagcacgagCGTCGTATGGG GTCTCGTGACGGCCGGCGTTTGCAACCTATGCATCGCGGCTTCGCTTGCGGAATTTCTATCGGCGTACCCGAC GGCTGGTGGTCAGTATCATTGGGTCGCTG TCA TTTCTTGGCCCAAATGGGTCGCGATCCTGTCCTGGGTCACCGGCTGGATAAACGTCGCCGGCTGG GTTGCACTCGTGGCTACCAATGCCTTGCTCTCGAGCCAGCTCATCGTTGGCGTCATCTCAGCCCTGCATCCG TCGTATGAGCCGCAACGCTGGCACCAGTTCCTCATCTACATTGGACTGACACTGCTGTCCTTTGTCATCAATGCCTGCATGAACTCCCTGCTCCCCCTCATTTACCGGGGCGCCTTCATCTGGTCCATTGGCGGCTTCGTTGTCGTCTCCATCACGGTGCTGGCCTGCGCTGCGCCCGATTACAACTCGGCGTATTTTGTCTTTTGCGATTTCATCAACCAGACAGGGT GGCCCGATGGCGTTGCGTGGCTCCTGGGT CTCCTCCAAGGCGGTCTCGGTGTGACGGCATTT GATGCGGTGGCGCACATGATTGAAG AAATCCCTGGCGCATCCAGCGAAGGGCCCAAGATCATGATTGTCTGCGTTGGCATCGGCACCTTTAccggcgccatcttcttgATAGTGCTACTGTTCGTTTCGGGCAACATCAGCGACGTGATCACTTCGGCGGCTGGGCCCCTGCTGCAGATTCTCATCCACGCGACCAAAAGCAATGCCGGGGCGATCTGCCTCTTGAT GCTGCCACTCGTGTGCCTCGTCTTCGCGACCCTGAGCGTCATGACCACAAGCAGCCGCATGATTTTCGCCTTTGCGAG AGACGGCGGCCTTCCGGCCTCGCGGTTCTTCGCCAAGGTCCATCCGCGCCTGGGCCTACCGCTCAACGCCCTCATCCTGACTTCCGGCGTGGTCATCATCTTTGGGCTCATCTTTCTGGGCTCTACTAG CGCCTtcaacgccatcatcgccgggTCTGTGGTCGCGCTTGACCTCTCTTACGCCATGCCCATTGCCGTCAATTGCCTGCAGGGCCGCAACACATTGCCCGAGAGGAAGTGGCGGTTGCCCAACTGGTTGGGGTGGACCGCCGACATCATCTCGCTCGCGTATATCTCGCTGACGACGGTGCTATTCCTCTTCCCGCCAGGCCTGCCGGTGACTGGGACCAACATGA ACTACTGCGTCGTCGCGTTCGCCATCATTGTCATCATTTCCGTCATCCAGTGGATCGTGGATGGACGGAAGAACTTCACCGGGCCGCGTGTCAACCTCGTACCTGCGGAGGGTGTCCACGAAGACTAG
- a CDS encoding Sarcosine oxidase (EggNog:ENOG503NTXA~SECRETED:SignalP(1-22~SECRETED:cutsite=ATA-AA~SECRETED:prob=0.4085)~COG:Q), with protein MFFKSPLCVLAAAAVLCESATAAAAATGSDRNKHGACRKTTVAILGGGMAGVTAAQALHNSSISDLVIIEYRDQIGGRAQHTTFGKQKDGSPYTVELGANWIQGLGKPGGPENPVWTFSKKHSLKNTYSNYSSILTYNETGYTDYSHLLDEYETAANGMTIEAGRLLAENLQDQSARTGLALAGWNPKHSDMAAQAVEYWSWDWEAAFPPEQSSMIFGAAGNNLTFSQFSDENNLVIDPRGYSAIIDGEAATFLGKGDKRLMLNTKVVNVAHSDHGVTVHNEDGSCVSAAYAICTFSLGVLQSDTVKWQPELPKWKETSIQKFSMGTYTKIFYQFNETFWPGDTQYFLFASPSTRGSWAIWQSLSTEGFLPGSNIIFATVTNDESYRIEQLSDERAKQEGLAVLRQMFPDKHIPEPLAFMFPRWTKTEWSYGSYSNWPVGTTLEMHQNLRANVGRLWFAGEATSAEYFGFLHGAWFEGREAGEQVAGLLQNRCVKVYNDKEMCGERTRYEDLHGTSPLHHYNLLNGWATSSFFASKRRRDA; from the exons ATGTTTTTCAAGTCGCCCTTGTGTGttctcgccgcggccgcggtcTTGTGCGAGAgcgctaccgccgccgccgccgccactggcAGTGACAGAAATAAGCATGGCGCTTGTCGTAAGACGACCGTAGCCATCTT GGGCGGAGGCATGGCCGGCGTGACGGCCGCT CAAGCATTGCACAACTCGTCCATCTCCGACCTTGTCATCATCGAATACCGGGACCAGATCGGCGGCCGGGCACAGCACACCACGTTTGGCAAGCAGAAGGATGGATCGCCATATACGGTTGAGCTGGGTGCCAACTGG ATACAAGGACTTGGCAAGCCAGGCGGGCCGGAGAACCCTGTGTGGACCTTT TCCAAAAAGCATAGCCTCAAGAACACCTACTCCAACTACAGCTCCATCTTGACGTACAATGAGACCGGGTACACCGACTACAgccacctcctcgacgagtACGAGACTGCCGCCAATGGCATGACCATCGAGGCCGGgcgcctgctggccgagaACCTGCAGGACCAGAGCGCCCGCACCGGtctggccctggccggctGGAACCCGAAGCACTCGGACATGGCTGCCCAGGCTGTCGAGTATTGGAGCTGGG ACTGGGAGGCTGCGTTTCCTCCAGAGCAGTCGTCCATGATCTTTGGCGCCGCAGGCAACAATCTCACGTTCAGCCAGTTCAGCGACGAAAACAATCTGGTCATCGACCCCCGTGGGTAcagcgccatcatcgacggtGAGGCGGCGACGTTCCTCGGAAAGGGCGACAAGCGCCTGATGCTCAACACCAAGGTTGTCAATGTCGCGCACTCGGACCACGGCGTCACGGTGCACAACGAGGACGGAAGCTGTGTGTCCGCCGCATACGCCATCTGCACCTTCTCTCTCGGCGTGTTGCAAAGCGATACCGTCAAGTGGCAACCTGAGCTACCGAAGTGGAAGGAGACCTCGATTCAAAAGTTTAGCATGGGCACGTACACCAAAATCTTCTACCAGTTCAACGAGACGTTCTGGCCTGGCGATACGCAATACTTTCTCttcgcatcgccgtcgacgcgagGCTCCTGGGCGATCTGGCAGTCGCTCTCCACGGAGGGTTTCCTGCCAGGGTCCAACATCATCTTCGCGACCGTGACCAACGACGAGTCCTACCGCATCGAGCAGCTCTCCGACGAGAGGGCCAAGCAGGAGGGTCTCGCCGTCCTGCGGCAAATGTTCCCCGACAAGCACATTCCAGAGCCCCTCGCCTTCATGTTTCCGCGGTGGACCAAGACGGAGTGGTCCTACGGCAGCTACTCCAACTGGCCCGTCGGCACCACGCTCGAGATGCACCAAAACCTGCGCGCCAACGTCGGGCGGTTGTGGTTCGCGGGCGAGGCAACGAGCGCGGAGTACTTTGGCTTCCTACACGGTGCGTGGTTCGAaggccgcgaggccggcgaaCAGGTTGCGGGACTGCTGCAGAACCGGTGCGTCAAGGTATACAATGACAAGGAGATGTGCGGTGAGAGGACGCGATACGAGGACCTGCACGGGACGTCGCCGTTGCACCACTACAACCTGCTGAACGGCTGGGCAACAAGCAGCTTTTTCGCGAGCAAGCGAAGGCGGGATGCATAG
- a CDS encoding uncharacterized protein (COG:S~EggNog:ENOG503P3ZT~SECRETED:SignalP(1-20~SECRETED:cutsite=IDA-VT~SECRETED:prob=0.9267)), whose protein sequence is MHFSAIVFAVLSVMAPFIDAVTVSYHTEFSDPNFSLNGVACSDGANGLERHDFRTLGDLPRFPMVGSVAAVGGWNSPNCGTCWKLTYEGKEVTILAIDHCASGFDLSAEAMDILTDGRAHELGRIDADAVQVSASECGM, encoded by the exons ATGCATTTCTCGGCCATTGTCTTCGCGGTCTTGTCCGTCATGGCTCCCTTTATCGACGCCGTCACTG TCAGCTATCACACCGAATTCAGCGACCCAAACTTCTCCCTCAATGGTGTTGCCTGCTCTGATGGCGCCAACGGCTTGGAGCGACACGACTTCAGGACGCTGGGCGACCTCCCCAGGTTCCCCATGGTCGggagcgtcgccgccgttggcgggTGGAACTCTCCGAACTGCGGCACTTGCTGGAAGCTTACATATGAGGGCAAGGAGGTCACGATTCTGGCCATCGACCACTGCGCCTCGGGCTTCGACCTCTCGGCGGAGGCCATGGATATTCTGACGGATGGCCGAGCCCACGAGCTTGGGCGTATTGATGCGGACGCTGTGCAGGTCAGCGCAAGTGAATGTGGCATGTGA